Proteins encoded together in one Thermomonospora curvata DSM 43183 window:
- a CDS encoding GH1 family beta-glucosidase, whose translation MTDHDLPTGFPPGFLWGAATSAYQIEGGVDADGRVPSIWDTYSHTPGRVRDGDTGDVACDHYHRWAEDVAIMAELGLNAYRFSIAWPRIMPGGRFNPKGADFYSRLVDALLERGIAPVATLYHWDLPQELEDAGGWPARQTAFRFAEYAEAIGRVLGDRVHIWTTLNEPWCSAFLGYCSGSHAPGRTDPAAALAAAHHLNLAHGLAVRALRRAAPGARCSVTLNLHHARGASAADADAVRRVDAVANRIFLGPMLTGRYPADLIDDTASITDWAFVHPGDEQTIAAPLDVLGVNYYAPVLVRRWDGSAPRQSADGHRPGSRSAFPGCEEVEFLPMPGPRTAMGWPIDPAGLTELLMRLHRDHPGVPLMITENGAAFEEEADADGRVHDARRIGYLRDHLAAAKAAMDAGADLRGYFVWSLMDNFEWARGYSKRFGIVRVDYRTQRRTWKDSAHWYRRVIAANARSHQAPRP comes from the coding sequence ATGACCGACCACGACCTGCCGACCGGCTTTCCACCCGGCTTCCTGTGGGGCGCGGCGACCTCCGCCTACCAGATCGAAGGCGGCGTCGACGCCGACGGGCGCGTCCCGTCCATCTGGGACACCTACAGCCACACCCCCGGCCGGGTGCGGGACGGGGACACCGGCGACGTGGCCTGCGACCACTACCACCGGTGGGCCGAGGACGTCGCCATCATGGCCGAGCTCGGGCTGAACGCCTACCGCTTCTCCATCGCCTGGCCGCGGATCATGCCCGGCGGCCGGTTCAACCCCAAGGGCGCCGACTTCTACTCCCGGCTGGTGGACGCCCTGCTGGAACGCGGCATCGCCCCCGTGGCCACCCTCTACCACTGGGACCTGCCCCAGGAACTGGAGGACGCCGGCGGCTGGCCCGCCCGGCAGACCGCCTTCCGTTTCGCCGAGTACGCCGAGGCGATCGGGCGCGTCCTCGGCGACCGCGTGCACATCTGGACGACCCTCAACGAACCGTGGTGCTCGGCCTTCCTGGGATACTGCTCGGGCTCACACGCCCCCGGCCGCACCGACCCGGCCGCCGCCCTCGCCGCCGCCCACCACCTCAACCTCGCCCACGGCCTGGCCGTGCGGGCGCTGCGCCGGGCGGCGCCCGGGGCCCGCTGCTCGGTCACCTTGAATCTGCACCATGCGCGCGGGGCGTCCGCCGCGGACGCCGACGCGGTCCGCAGGGTGGACGCCGTCGCCAACCGGATCTTCCTCGGCCCCATGCTGACCGGCCGCTACCCGGCCGACCTGATCGACGACACCGCCTCCATCACCGACTGGGCGTTCGTGCACCCCGGCGACGAGCAGACCATCGCCGCGCCGCTGGATGTGCTGGGCGTCAACTACTACGCGCCCGTCCTGGTCCGCCGCTGGGACGGCAGCGCCCCCCGCCAGAGCGCCGACGGGCACCGGCCCGGCTCCCGTAGCGCCTTCCCCGGCTGCGAGGAAGTGGAGTTCCTGCCCATGCCGGGCCCCCGCACCGCCATGGGCTGGCCGATCGACCCGGCCGGGCTGACCGAGCTGCTGATGCGGCTGCACCGCGACCATCCCGGCGTCCCGCTGATGATCACCGAGAACGGCGCCGCCTTCGAGGAGGAGGCGGACGCCGACGGCCGCGTCCACGACGCACGCCGCATCGGCTACCTGCGCGACCACCTGGCCGCCGCCAAGGCGGCCATGGACGCCGGAGCCGACCTGCGCGGCTACTTCGTCTGGTCGCTGATGGACAACTTCGAGTGGGCCCGCGGCTACTCCAAGCGCTTTGGGATCGTCCGCGTCGACTACCGCACCCAGCGCCGCACCTGGAAGGACAGCGCCCACTGGTACCGGAGGGTCATCGCCGCCAACGCCCGGTCTCACCAAGCGCCCCGCCCGTGA
- a CDS encoding TetR/AcrR family transcriptional regulator, which produces MRRRGRAGGDARTRILDAAEELFAADGYEATSTAKVARRAKVPKGLVFHYFPQKIDLLIALVEERTFIETLPEEPVEATPGDPAGTLSRLARRLPLRASPAMRRILFREADTHRSVRERLRSLNREVLRRARLALEMALPGARGDAARLEVAAATFTAVLLYQENLSQLTGEHIDPDAVADLIARSLGT; this is translated from the coding sequence ATGAGACGACGCGGGCGTGCCGGGGGCGACGCCCGGACCAGGATCCTGGACGCCGCCGAGGAGCTGTTCGCCGCCGACGGCTATGAGGCCACCTCCACCGCCAAGGTGGCCCGCCGCGCCAAGGTGCCCAAGGGCCTGGTGTTCCACTACTTTCCGCAGAAGATCGACCTGCTGATCGCCCTGGTCGAAGAGCGCACCTTCATCGAGACGCTGCCGGAGGAGCCGGTGGAGGCCACCCCGGGCGACCCGGCCGGCACCCTGTCCCGCCTGGCCCGCCGCCTGCCGCTGCGCGCCTCCCCCGCCATGCGCCGCATCCTGTTCCGCGAGGCCGACACCCACCGCTCGGTGCGCGAGCGGCTGCGCAGCCTCAACCGGGAGGTGCTGCGCCGCGCCCGCCTGGCCCTGGAGATGGCGCTGCCCGGCGCCCGCGGCGACGCCGCCCGCCTGGAGGTCGCCGCCGCCACCTTCACCGCCGTCCTGCTCTACCAGGAGAATCTCTCCCAGCTCACCGGCGAGCACATCGACCCCGACGCCGTCGCCGACCTCATCGCCCGCTCCCTGGGAACCTGA
- a CDS encoding AAA family ATPase encodes MTSLFSSPEDVSRRLAAVGYLADEAIATTVFLADRLGKPLLVEGPAGVGKTELAKAVAAATDAELVRLQCYEGLDEARALYEWNYKKQLLRIQAAPSDQAWETTHDDIFTAEFLLERPLLAAIRRTGPTVLLIDETDKADVEMEGLLLEVLSDFQVTIPELGTITATRRPLVVLTSNAARELSEALKRRCLYLHLDYPAPERERDIVLAQVPGIEAELAEQLVRTVGALRALEVKKAPSIAETVDWARTLLALGLDELNEEAVSRTLGVVLKHVTDQQRAVRELKLPVDGR; translated from the coding sequence GTGACCTCTTTGTTCTCCTCGCCCGAGGATGTCTCCCGGCGGCTGGCGGCCGTCGGCTACCTGGCCGACGAGGCCATCGCGACCACCGTGTTCCTGGCCGACCGGCTGGGCAAACCGCTGCTGGTCGAGGGCCCGGCCGGGGTCGGCAAGACCGAGCTGGCCAAGGCGGTCGCCGCCGCCACCGACGCCGAACTGGTCCGCCTGCAGTGCTATGAGGGCCTGGACGAGGCCCGCGCGCTGTATGAGTGGAACTACAAAAAGCAGCTGCTGCGCATCCAGGCCGCACCTTCCGACCAGGCCTGGGAGACCACCCACGACGACATCTTCACCGCCGAGTTCCTGCTGGAACGTCCCCTGCTGGCGGCCATCCGGCGCACCGGCCCCACCGTGCTGCTGATCGACGAGACCGACAAGGCCGACGTCGAGATGGAGGGGCTGCTGCTGGAGGTGCTGTCGGACTTCCAGGTCACCATCCCCGAGCTGGGCACCATCACCGCCACCCGCCGTCCGCTGGTGGTGCTGACCTCCAACGCCGCCCGCGAGCTGTCGGAGGCCCTCAAGCGCCGCTGCCTGTACCTGCACCTGGACTACCCGGCCCCGGAGCGGGAACGCGACATCGTGCTCGCCCAGGTGCCCGGCATCGAGGCGGAGCTGGCCGAGCAGCTGGTGCGCACCGTCGGCGCGCTGCGCGCCCTGGAGGTCAAGAAGGCCCCCTCCATCGCCGAGACCGTGGACTGGGCCCGCACCCTGCTGGCGCTGGGCCTGGACGAGCTGAACGAGGAGGCCGTCTCCCGCACCCTGGGCGTCGTCCTCAAGCACGTCACCGACCAGCAGCGGGCCGTCCGGGAGCTGAAGCTGCCGGTCGACGGCCGCTGA
- a CDS encoding DUF2637 domain-containing protein translates to MAAAVLTATASGFAQSYAGLYHWALDHGLSGWKAQSFPLLVDLFIIVGELGLFLLAIDAYVVHRRNMLSWLDFCLPLTIAMAGWTASLIFNVGHVGTAKFSYQATAAVPPIVSMLGLFVLLRTLHRYVSQRTNEETARKLSPPDGGQPRAIASPVTLQQITLMPMRVTGPMPQIGAVRVDKALESGSARASQTGKNNQGEQAPAATRTAQATAQAEPQPAPAAPRRSRPKHAAPEPAPEPAPELAAVGAAARASVNGHGTLDTNALEQPVLAPQPDVPTVTNPEGLRNVAMDALEKHDGDLTAALQAVRAEGYHADEADIRRIRDNHWFPYAVYRLLAKYKGDGEMVRQELTSRGIEFDAATLEELVRSWRA, encoded by the coding sequence ATGGCCGCTGCGGTCCTGACCGCCACGGCGAGCGGCTTCGCCCAGTCTTACGCCGGTCTCTACCACTGGGCACTGGATCACGGGCTCAGCGGCTGGAAGGCCCAGTCCTTCCCGCTGCTGGTCGACCTGTTCATCATCGTCGGCGAGCTGGGCCTGTTCCTGCTGGCCATCGACGCCTACGTGGTCCACCGCCGCAACATGCTCAGCTGGCTGGACTTCTGCCTGCCGCTGACCATCGCGATGGCCGGATGGACCGCCAGCCTCATCTTCAACGTGGGCCACGTGGGCACCGCGAAGTTCTCCTACCAGGCCACCGCGGCGGTGCCGCCGATCGTGTCCATGCTGGGCTTGTTCGTGCTGCTGCGGACGCTGCACAGGTACGTCTCCCAGCGCACCAACGAGGAGACGGCCCGCAAGCTGTCGCCGCCCGACGGCGGCCAGCCGCGCGCCATCGCCTCCCCGGTGACGCTGCAGCAGATCACCCTGATGCCGATGCGCGTCACCGGGCCCATGCCCCAGATCGGCGCGGTCCGCGTGGACAAGGCCCTGGAGTCCGGCAGCGCCCGCGCTTCGCAGACCGGCAAGAACAACCAGGGTGAGCAGGCTCCGGCCGCCACCCGCACCGCGCAGGCCACCGCGCAGGCCGAGCCGCAGCCGGCCCCTGCGGCCCCGCGCCGTTCCCGTCCCAAGCACGCCGCTCCCGAACCCGCTCCCGAGCCCGCTCCGGAACTGGCCGCCGTCGGCGCCGCCGCCCGCGCCAGCGTCAACGGCCACGGCACGCTGGACACCAACGCCCTGGAGCAGCCGGTGCTGGCCCCCCAGCCCGACGTGCCGACGGTCACCAACCCCGAGGGCCTGCGCAACGTCGCGATGGACGCCCTGGAGAAGCACGACGGCGACCTGACCGCCGCGCTGCAGGCGGTGCGCGCCGAGGGGTACCACGCCGATGAGGCCGACATCCGGCGCATCCGCGACAACCACTGGTTCCCGTACGCGGTGTACCGCCTGCTGGCCAAGTACAAGGGCGATGGCGAGATGGTCCGCCAGGAGCTGACCTCGCGGGGCATCGAGTTCGACGCGGCCACGCTGGAGGAACTGGTGCGTTCTTGGCGCGCCTGA
- a CDS encoding SPW repeat domain-containing protein: MGKFAWQDAVAFVAGLAAVLAPELWADDAGKQPLMVLGALLALAGLYALLGAAGPSAWTTTAFAVLIFISPWAFGFTGEAAAAWTAWIAGGVAAIVGLWTATQTTSAQTGERVAA; the protein is encoded by the coding sequence ATGGGCAAGTTCGCGTGGCAGGACGCGGTGGCGTTCGTGGCGGGACTTGCGGCGGTCCTGGCCCCGGAGCTGTGGGCCGACGACGCCGGCAAGCAGCCGCTGATGGTGCTGGGCGCGCTGCTGGCGCTGGCCGGCCTGTACGCGCTGCTGGGCGCGGCGGGCCCGTCGGCCTGGACGACCACGGCCTTCGCCGTGCTGATCTTCATCTCGCCCTGGGCGTTCGGCTTCACCGGTGAGGCGGCCGCCGCCTGGACGGCATGGATCGCCGGAGGCGTGGCCGCTATCGTCGGCCTGTGGACGGCGACGCAGACCACATCGGCGCAGACCGGCGAGCGGGTCGCCGCCTGA
- a CDS encoding vWA domain-containing protein, which yields MASLVDRHTGFVAALREAGLPVSVSEGLDAVRALTVIDLIDREALRAAYAATLVKRPAHRKTFDTLFDLWFPAALGDGVAAARRPAPAAEAGADRAAPLPPPLDPEVQRYRQELFELLLNGDDVSLAQFARAAVARFGRSPGQQSWFSSGVLRALSPQTLMAGLLNAVLAGRERGGMAEQVARQTFRERIGRFESLVATEVRRRIAEDGGVERAARMAVRPPLEQLDFNRATRADLAALRRQVYPLARRLATRLAQRQRLADRGRLDFRRTVRASLSTGGVPLTTHHRPRRPHRPELVILCDASDSVAAFAHFTLLLTFALREQFTKVRAFAFIDTTDEITRFFTPGADVVDAMTAMVKEADLVWITGRSNYGNAIKVFAEKYGDAITPRTSLLILGDARSNYGPLSLPILRRLVDQARNAYWLNPEPRRNWDTGDSAASAYGEIVPMHECRNLTQLAQFIEELAG from the coding sequence ATGGCTTCGCTCGTCGACCGCCACACCGGCTTCGTGGCCGCGCTGCGGGAGGCCGGGCTGCCGGTGTCGGTCTCCGAAGGGCTGGACGCCGTGCGCGCCCTGACGGTGATCGATCTGATCGACCGGGAGGCGCTGCGCGCCGCCTACGCCGCCACGCTGGTCAAACGCCCGGCCCACCGCAAGACCTTCGACACGCTGTTCGACCTGTGGTTTCCCGCCGCGCTCGGCGACGGGGTCGCCGCCGCCCGGCGGCCCGCCCCTGCCGCCGAGGCCGGCGCGGACCGTGCCGCGCCGCTGCCGCCGCCGCTGGACCCGGAGGTGCAGCGCTACCGGCAGGAGCTGTTCGAGCTGCTGCTGAACGGCGACGATGTGTCCCTGGCCCAGTTCGCCCGCGCCGCCGTGGCCCGCTTCGGCCGCTCCCCGGGCCAGCAGTCGTGGTTCTCCTCCGGGGTGCTGCGCGCACTGTCCCCGCAGACGCTGATGGCCGGGCTGCTGAACGCCGTGCTGGCCGGGCGGGAGCGCGGCGGCATGGCCGAGCAGGTCGCCCGGCAGACCTTCCGCGAGCGGATCGGCCGTTTCGAATCCCTGGTGGCCACCGAGGTGCGGCGCCGCATCGCCGAGGACGGCGGCGTCGAACGCGCCGCCCGCATGGCCGTGCGCCCCCCGCTGGAGCAGCTGGACTTCAACCGCGCCACCCGCGCCGACCTGGCCGCGCTGCGCCGCCAGGTCTACCCGCTGGCCCGCCGGCTGGCCACCCGGCTGGCCCAGCGGCAGCGTCTGGCCGACCGCGGCCGGCTGGACTTCCGCCGCACCGTGCGGGCCTCGCTGTCCACCGGGGGAGTGCCGCTGACCACCCATCACCGGCCCCGCCGCCCGCACCGGCCGGAACTGGTCATCTTGTGCGACGCCAGCGACTCGGTCGCCGCCTTCGCCCACTTCACCCTGCTGCTGACCTTCGCGCTGCGCGAGCAGTTCACCAAGGTCCGCGCCTTTGCGTTCATCGACACCACCGACGAGATCACCCGCTTCTTCACTCCCGGAGCGGACGTGGTGGACGCGATGACCGCCATGGTCAAAGAGGCCGACCTGGTGTGGATCACCGGGCGCAGCAATTACGGCAACGCCATCAAGGTCTTCGCCGAAAAATACGGCGACGCCATCACTCCGCGCACCTCGTTGCTCATCCTCGGCGACGCCCGCTCCAACTACGGCCCGCTGTCGCTGCCGATCCTGCGCCGCCTGGTCGACCAGGCCCGCAACGCCTACTGGCTCAACCCCGAACCCCGCCGCAACTGGGACACCGGGGATTCGGCCGCCTCCGCCTACGGCGAGATCGTCCCGATGCACGAGTGCCGCAACCTCACCCAGCTCGCCCAGTTCATCGAGGAGCTCGCCGGCTAG
- a CDS encoding adenylate/guanylate cyclase domain-containing protein: MDDKGPKPILPRPLRTLLGPLARLIDGPPDATPAQIAARAHVLVTVSAAVANLGGALVVLLLATLVVPVPETGSERLRLVNVAVFTAYVVAAVPTGLLLGERFFRQVRRLMEQDRTLDKRERFLLLYGPLRLMTVHLTLWAIGTVGWAAINLPFAPPLALKFGVAGTLGGLATCTIVYLMTERILRRAVTTALRAGVPRATGLPGVVARSMLAWSLGTAVPLLGLLAMAVGVFFMPDPHVEDFAIGALVLGCTALALGFSVTYIAARAIADPIESVRLAMARVERGDLNAEVAVYDGSEVGLLQAGFNHMVAGLRERERLQDLFGRQVGEDVAKVALERGVDLGGEIRQVAVIFVDIIGSTRLAADRPPTEVVALLNRFFAVVVEVVGEHGGWINKFEGDAALAVFGAPQDLPDAPTRALRAARELAVRLREQVPELAAAVGVSAGEAVAGHIGAEERFEYTVIGDPVNEAARLTDLAKTTPQRVLAAGTALAGADAEEAACWTLGEEVTLRGRTRGTRLAAPRTPDAAPSDRSAAGTA, translated from the coding sequence ATGGACGACAAGGGGCCGAAGCCGATCCTGCCGCGACCGTTGCGCACCCTCCTCGGCCCCTTGGCGAGGCTGATCGACGGACCCCCCGACGCGACCCCCGCGCAGATCGCCGCCCGCGCCCACGTGCTGGTGACGGTCTCCGCCGCGGTGGCCAACCTCGGCGGCGCCCTGGTGGTGCTGCTGCTGGCCACCCTCGTGGTGCCCGTCCCCGAGACCGGCTCGGAGCGGCTGCGGCTGGTCAACGTGGCGGTCTTCACCGCCTACGTGGTCGCCGCGGTGCCCACCGGGCTGCTGCTGGGGGAGCGGTTCTTCCGGCAGGTGCGCCGCCTGATGGAGCAGGACCGCACCCTGGACAAGCGGGAGCGCTTCCTGCTGCTGTACGGGCCGCTGCGGCTGATGACGGTGCACCTGACGCTGTGGGCCATCGGCACGGTCGGCTGGGCGGCCATCAACCTTCCCTTCGCGCCGCCGCTGGCGCTGAAGTTCGGCGTCGCCGGCACCCTGGGCGGCCTGGCCACCTGCACCATCGTCTACCTGATGACCGAGCGGATCCTGCGCCGGGCGGTCACCACCGCGCTGCGGGCCGGCGTGCCGCGCGCCACCGGGCTGCCCGGCGTGGTGGCCCGCTCGATGCTGGCCTGGTCGCTGGGCACCGCCGTGCCGCTGCTCGGCCTGCTCGCCATGGCCGTCGGGGTGTTCTTCATGCCCGACCCGCACGTGGAGGACTTCGCCATCGGGGCGCTGGTGCTGGGCTGCACCGCGCTGGCCCTCGGATTCAGCGTCACCTACATCGCCGCCCGCGCCATCGCCGACCCCATCGAGTCGGTCCGCCTGGCCATGGCCCGGGTCGAACGCGGCGACCTGAACGCCGAGGTCGCCGTCTACGACGGCAGCGAGGTCGGGCTGCTGCAGGCCGGGTTCAACCACATGGTGGCCGGGCTGCGCGAGCGCGAGCGGCTGCAGGACCTGTTCGGCCGCCAGGTCGGCGAGGACGTGGCCAAGGTCGCCCTGGAGCGCGGGGTGGACCTGGGCGGCGAGATCCGCCAGGTCGCGGTGATCTTCGTGGACATCATCGGCTCCACCCGCCTGGCCGCCGACCGCCCGCCGACCGAGGTGGTCGCGCTGCTCAACCGTTTCTTCGCCGTGGTGGTCGAGGTGGTCGGCGAGCACGGCGGCTGGATCAACAAGTTCGAAGGGGATGCCGCGCTGGCGGTCTTCGGCGCCCCCCAGGACCTGCCGGACGCCCCCACCCGGGCGCTGCGGGCCGCCCGCGAGCTGGCCGTCCGGCTGCGCGAGCAGGTCCCCGAGCTGGCCGCGGCGGTGGGCGTGTCCGCCGGCGAGGCGGTGGCCGGGCACATCGGCGCCGAGGAGCGCTTTGAGTACACCGTCATCGGCGACCCGGTCAACGAGGCGGCCCGGCTCACCGACCTGGCCAAGACCACCCCGCAGCGGGTGCTGGCCGCCGGAACGGCGCTGGCCGGTGCCGACGCCGAGGAGGCCGCCTGCTGGACGCTGGGCGAGGAGGTCACCTTGCGCGGCCGCACCCGCGGCACCCGCCTGGCCGCCCCCCGCACCCCCGACGCGGCGCCCTCTGACCGCAGCGCGGCCGGCACGGCGTGA